The following proteins come from a genomic window of Rhodoligotrophos sp. CJ14:
- a CDS encoding C40 family peptidase: MTAFDRRITPYREDLAAASLKGKVDAPRFVEPELMRIAVPALGMRSAPRPEAAYTTEALMGELVRVFEIRDGWAWGQLADDGYVGYLPAEGLAPDHGEPTHVVAVPCATLYPAANIKVQPIITISFGAKLRAVGEAEGFVAVENGRFAFASHVQPIGPVGQDFVAVAEKFLGAPYVWGGRQWTGIDCSGLVQVSLRATGIDCPRDSDMQEKGLGKALDLTALNALRRGDLVFWPGHVGIMADGETLLHATGHYMQVVREPLAEVVARIRKQGTEIRTIKRL, translated from the coding sequence ATGACTGCATTCGATCGCCGGATTACGCCCTATCGCGAGGATCTTGCCGCTGCATCGCTCAAGGGCAAAGTGGATGCGCCTCGCTTCGTCGAGCCGGAATTGATGCGGATTGCCGTTCCGGCATTGGGGATGCGGTCCGCGCCGCGACCGGAGGCGGCCTATACCACCGAGGCGCTGATGGGCGAGCTCGTGCGCGTGTTCGAGATCCGCGACGGCTGGGCCTGGGGGCAATTGGCGGATGACGGGTATGTCGGTTATCTGCCCGCCGAGGGACTTGCGCCTGATCATGGCGAGCCGACCCATGTGGTCGCGGTGCCCTGCGCCACGCTCTACCCCGCGGCGAATATCAAGGTGCAGCCGATCATCACCATCAGCTTCGGGGCAAAGCTCAGGGCTGTCGGCGAGGCGGAAGGCTTTGTCGCTGTTGAAAACGGCCGGTTTGCCTTTGCCAGCCATGTGCAGCCGATCGGACCGGTGGGGCAGGATTTCGTGGCGGTGGCGGAGAAGTTCCTGGGCGCACCCTATGTGTGGGGCGGGCGCCAGTGGACCGGGATCGACTGCTCAGGGCTCGTGCAGGTCTCGCTGAGGGCTACGGGCATCGACTGTCCGCGCGACAGCGACATGCAGGAGAAAGGCTTAGGGAAAGCGCTCGATCTCACAGCGCTCAACGCGCTGCGTCGGGGCGATCTCGTGTTCTGGCCGGGCCATGTGGGCATCATGGCCGATGGCGAGACATTGCTGCACGCCACCGGCCATTACATGCAGGTGGTGCGCGAGCCACTTGCGGAGGTGGTGGCCCGCATCCGCAAGCAAGGAACGGAAATCCGCACGATCAAGCGGCTCTGA